From a region of the Odontesthes bonariensis isolate fOdoBon6 chromosome 2, fOdoBon6.hap1, whole genome shotgun sequence genome:
- the hmx3a gene encoding homeobox protein HMX3, protein MPETTQETCAPAKDSPFFIKNLLNCDSKPSKPKPILAATKAALEGGFSLSQVGDFSFPRFDLPAQRFSLPAHYLERTSAWWYPYTLSSAAHLHRTEVTEKPAARDSSPTSGTDRDSPDLVLKSEPDAKDDDEDDDHNNNKSSDEIILEESDTEEAKKDELEEWKKRDDDKKPCRKKKTRTVFSRSQVFQLESTFDMKRYLSSSERAGLAASLHLTETQVKIWFQNRRNKWKRQLAAELEAANLSHAAAQRIVRVPILYHENSASEGGGATANVPVSQPLLTFPHPGVYYSHPIVTSVPLLRPV, encoded by the exons ATGCCAGAGACAACGCAAGAGACGTGCGCTCCGGCCAAGGATTCTCCTTTCTTCATTAAGAACCTGCTGAACTGTGATAGCAAACCATCCAAGCCCAAACCGATACTGGCTGCCACCAAGGCGGCATTAGAGGGAGGATTTTCCCTTTCCCAGGTCGGGGACTTCAGCTTTCCACGCTTTGACTTGCCCGCACAGAGGTTCAGTCTACCGGCTCACTACTTGGAGCGGACATCGGCGTGGTGGTACCCCTACACCCTCAGCTCAGCCGCTCATCTACACAGAACCGAAG TTACAGAGAAACCAGCagccagagactcctctccAACCTCTGGCACGGACAGAGACTCTCCGGACCTTGTACTCAAATCCGAGCCAGACGCCAAAGACGACGACGAGGACGACgatcacaacaacaacaaaagcagTGACGAGATAATCCTTGAGGAAAGCGACACAGAAGAAGCCAAAAAGGATGAACTGGAGGAGTGGAAGAAGAGGGACGACGACAAGAAGCCGTGCCGCAAGAAGAAAACGCGCACGGTTTTTTCCCGGAGCCAGGTGTTCCAGCTGGAGTCCACCTTCGACATGAAGCGCTACCTGAGCAGCTCGGAGCGAGCCGGCCTGGCCGCGTCCCTCCACCTGACGGAGACTCAAGTGAAGATCTGGTTTCAGAACAGGAGGAACAAGTGGAAAAGGCAGCTGGCAGCGGAGCTGGAGGCCGCCAACCTGAGCCACGCCGCGGCGCAGAGGATAGTCCGAGTGCCCATCCTCTACCACGAGAACTCGGCCTCTGAGGGCGGAGGCGCCACTGCCAACGTGCCCGTGAGCCAGCCGCTGCTCACATTCCCGCACCCCGGCGTCTACTACTCCCATCCCATCGTCACATCTGTGCCGCTGCTCAGACCGGTTTGA